AGATTTCATGATTCCCTCTCTAtgacaatcaatcaatcaatcaaccaatcagtcagtcagtcactGGGGTCGTCACCTGCTGTCGTTGGCCGAGAGGAAGGCCTGCACCTTTTCCTTCATGAAGGTGATGTTGCGCCCGATCTGCTGCAGGTCGTACACCTCGTCCGAGGCGTCGAACTCGAACTTGTAGACACTGTCCGGCTTGACGTGCTTCTTGCCGACAATACCTGCAGAACACAAGCACGAGGCGCGTCAGGTCACGTGCAAGGGTCGTGAGCATCTTCACGATCATCGAGGTCTGGGTCTCTGTCGTCACTATAGTGCGAATGGTTCTAAATTTAGGGGATACCTTAGCTTGACTGGGCGAATCTTTTACCGACGATTTATTCGTGGGATATTTGGAATTTTCCTAACTTTACATTATAGTGTGAACTGTAATGTAGAGCATAATACTCGTTGTAGAGTGCAGCACTAGCTGTAgtgtataatataataataataaatataatgtaaaatgtgAAGGTAAATAGGATGGAAATTGTTCACATCCTTTGTAATGTGATGTAGTGATGTATTCGTTGTAGGTGAAAGAAATCATTCAGCTTTATTATAAACGTATGCgattattttcataaatgaaagaaataattcagCTCTGTTATAACCTTAAAGGATTGTCCTCActaggtgaaaaaaataattctgttccGTTATAAACTTATAGGACCATCGTCTCTACACGAATATTAATAGCTCAACTCAATTACAATCTTAGGAAATCATTTGTGTGTCCATCGTATGTTGGGTCCTGACAGAATTTCTTGTCGTAGTCAGGACACGATGATGATATACGGTTTGTAAGGCCATTTGAAACCCGTATGCCGACCAACTTCCAACCCCTAAATAGCAACGAGACAGGCCCGCCACTCACCTGTCCGAACGCCATTTTGTGAGAGGATGACGGGAAGGCTCTGAACATCGTCGAAGGAGCTGAAGTGGTGGGGTACCTGGGCCAGTCCATACTGACCGTTCTGATGTTGCGGCTGTCCGGTCAGCAACACGGATCTGAAGATTGTTAGATGGAGACACAGCCCTTGACAACTCTCAGGTTGACTTAGAACAACAATTGCTACAAATATGGCGTCTGTAGAGCTACATTCACTGAGCCGCTTTGTGGCCTTTGATATGAGGTATATAGTAGTTTACGACAATAAATCGTTTAATCAGAATCACACTCATGTGAGAAGTACATCagttttttgtgttatttaatcAGAGCGTGTGATAATGTACCAAAAAGCACGTGTTTctcagtttttaatttattttgttgacgTGTACGGTGTAATATCTTTGTAACACAATTTTTCAAGATTGTAATAATAACGTTTTATTGAGAAGGTTTAATATTACCACAGCTAGATGGTACATTATATATTTACCAGCGAGAGTCAACATATTTTTGAAGAAGCTACATTGAGAGTGAAAGAAGGAGGCACTTTAGAAAGGGAAACAATAGGCATGTTGAGGACAAAAGAGACATCTGCTGGAAGCGACCTCTCACCTGCTGGGGGAGCAACTGCTGACGGAAGTGAATCCATGTCTGAAGACAACGCTTCTGGCCGCCAGCGCGTCCCAGTTGGGTGTCAGGATGTCCGTGTTGTTGTACGCGCCCATCTGGAACCCGGCGTCGTCACCTTGACAACCACTACATAGTGTCAGAGCAAGCGTTCCTACCTGCtcacgcacgtgtgtgtgtgtgtgtgaataaataaTATCGATGTCTTGTACTATACATGTACTAATATGCTCCCGCTGTCACACATACCAAATATCAGCAACACGTTCCTCTTCACTGTGGGGGTCGCGAGGTCAGCTGATGTCATCAGCAccatcaccatgacaacaagATACAAGCTGGGTATCATCCTTCCCACGCGTTCCGGTTCTGCGCCttggaaaatgtttcaaagcCTTCAAAGGAAAACAACTCTTCGTAAAGGTCAGGATCAAACAGGTTTCATCATAAACCTCATCTACCTCGAGGTCTGTATAATCTGTAGACGTCCATGTATATACTGTAGACCTCACCTCGCTAGCTACTAACGTCCGCCATCCTACTCACTCGAACTTGCGGCGTCTGCTGTTACAGCATCGTTAATTACCAGtgtaaacataaaacacatttttctgaaaaatccAACAGGTTCAGTCGTGGTATATTGGGAACATCAAATCTcgattttaatcttttttaattttttctgaaaaagtcGTGGGGAAATGTTTAGTGAATTAGCTGAATTCTCTCggacacataaaaaaaaaaaaacaactgaaaagacATCATATCCCTCGATAGGTCACAGTTTGTTGTCCTTATATTTAGTTAACCCTGCATGTGTCAAGTGTATGTCCACctgtctctcttttccttttcccaGTATCTGGAATGCTTTGCCACCATCCCTTCGCACATATACcgactttattattatttggtgaTTTGTTACCATAGGAAATATTAATACTGATGCTAAGTCATACAAAAGTCTCAACTTTACATTGTTTACATAAAACCACTAAGTGTTCAGCTTAAAGTGCAGGCAAAAACATCCAGATTAAATACTTTGAGAAAAATGAGGGTATCAGTGTGACCTAAAATCTGTTACTTGTTGAAAAACTGTGGCGGACAGTGCGTGGCATATGTCACAGGTGTGCACCTCATTCCAGGGTTCCTCTGATGTGAGTATTCAGGGCCATGCAAGCTTGTAAGATCAAAAATTATTAGGAGATGATACGGTTAACAGATTACTTCCAAGACACCGGCCAATGGTCAGTCTGTGGTACACTATACCTATACTTCATTAGAACGGACTGTTATTGAATACGGTGTTGTTGAATTCTGACAAGTTTTCTGTGCTAACATACATGCTTATCTGTGTCATTACCGTACGAAAAGTGCTAGTGAATATCAATTTCTTCTCTCGCTACGCCTTAAACGCACTGGTTCACGTTCCGCAGTCCTAAACTAACTCTGCCGAGGTGTCAACAAGGATTTTTCACCTGACAATACGCTCGATCGTCATGCAACTAGAAGTCTAAAAGGTCAAGCTCACAATACTTCCTGCCCTCGTTGCAAGACGTCCAAGGTCTCCACAAGTCACTACATATAATTTATCGACAGTAGATTATCGGGATGGTGTCAATTTTCGTGAATTATTGTCCAGAGACGatgtttgctctctctctctctcgctcgctcgtTCGTTCGAATGACATACCTGTGAAAGTCAAGGTAAGGTGTCGCGTACAAGACAGACAATATTATGGTCTCAGCGAGACACTGCTTTTGCGTCTTGTGGGAGTCGCGAGGGCGGAATGGGCGGTGAGTATCAAAGACCGATGTGAACGCAAGCATCTGTTTGGCTCACACGCGTGTGTAACGGGTCCTGACACACAATGGAAACTGATACACGTGACTAGCTCCCTTAACAAACCTCAGCTGTTACCTTGCAATTTCACAAACACCTCAAACTGTGCACGCGTGCAAAAGATGTTATCAGACTTCACGGGCAAAcatgcacgcaagcacacacacacataatcacaaACTAGTGATCTATCAAGCAGTTTATTGCAAACACGAATTACACTTAATAACACGTCAACTAATTAACACCCATCCGCTGATTGACCATGCACGATGTAGTCAATAGCAACAGTGGTTTCCACTTCTTTTCTTATGTCTATATCTTTTTATTCAAACGATAAATTTTCGTTTGTCAGCCATTTTGTCAGTACCTGGTTTATTTATTCAAACCAAAGCCAGGCCGTTGCCGTCGGCCACACACCTGCTGTTGACGATGCTGCCCTCTGGTCGGCACAGCCAGGGGTCACGGGTCACGTTTTGCCAGCTGACCAGCTGCTCCAGCAGCTGCTTCACGACGGCGCTGTAGCTGGGGTCGTTGGCCACGTTGGTGGTCTCCATGGGATCGATCTGCAGGTCGTAGAGTTCAAGCTCGTCACGGTTGTAGTACTGGCCCAGGCTCTTGTACCAGTGGGTGGTGCGCccgttgttggtgttgttgagCAACTCCGTGAATGTCGGCGACTGAAAGACATCGGATGCGATGGGGAAGGGCGCCCCGGAGTTGAGGTTGTGGATCAGGCGATAGTGTGGCGTGCGCACAGACCTCATCGGGTAGTAGGCCGTCACCTGACACAGAGTACAGAAGGTTATGTCCACCTAACACAACCATCAACCGGTGCAAAGATAATTGTGTAACTGTCGTATGACACAAAGGTGACTATCCTGCCACGAAGCAACAATAAATGTGTTGTCTATCTACGGACATCGTGCTGACTATGTAATTGGGGTCACAAcctcatgtttctttaccccatgACACTTTTACCACCGATTTTTAACTACGGATCCAGGGGTAAAACATCTGTGGGTgtggacaccactttataacttcgaCAAGAAGACACTTGTGCTTGAATTCACTTTGTTGCCCTAGTCTAAAGATTTATGCTCggttcataactacggccccaggtAGTGTCAGGTACAGAACCAAATCATATTGGTGTACAGGACTCACTTCGTCCGAGTTATGGCTGGCGAAGACGTGGTCAAACAGGGAAGAGTTCCTCGGGTCGACTGTCAGAGGCAGTAATGACCGTCCTGTCAGAAGCCTGCTAGTGTCAGGGTAGGGCACGTTGAACCACTCCAGAATGGTGGGGAACAGATCGAGGCCGCTCACCATTGCGTCGGaaacctacacacacacattgcattGTACTTCAGAATTCTGATATAAATTTTATtcgaaaaaaaagtgtgtgtaaagaaatattattcaACATTTGACTTGGTTATCTCCCCTATGGACTTCACTGGAGACATATTTTTGTGCACAGAGATGTCAGACTTACAAAGCCCCAATTTTCCTTGTGGAAAGGAGAGGAGATCATGAAGGGTTGTCTCGTGCTGGGCTCATACAGATTGTTCTTGGCCGCTGGGAAGGAAATTGCTGTGGCTGATGTCACTATGATCAGGGTGTTGTCCAGAAGATTGGCCTCCGACAGCTCTCGAATAACGATTCCCAAAGcttaaaaatcaatcaatcaatcaattaatccGTCGGTAGGTAGGTAGGTCGGTTCGtgagtacatatatatatgcgtCCATGTAGATGCATGCAGTTAATACTAACAGTTAAACAGAGTGGATACTTTTTTCTATGTGGTTCAGTAATGTAACCAAGACTGCTGTCAGGTTTTGCAAAACGCAGCAAGTGTCCGCCAACAGATAAGAGCGATAACGATGCCGATCATGACTGGATTATTCGTTACCTGCCAGCCTCGTGGAATGCATGTCAAAAGAGGAACTAGTTGCTAAATGCAAGAGGCTGGTTGCATGAGTGCTTTTATCTTCCTTCTAGTGTAAAAATAGAGTCCAAATAGCTCAGTTCCCTGTGAAGTTTATGGCAAAGTCGTCCTATTCAGAACATGTTGGACAGTAtgttggtgtgttggtgtgttggtgGGTAGCTGTCCtagctctctctccctcatacACACACCTTG
This window of the Pomacea canaliculata isolate SZHN2017 linkage group LG4, ASM307304v1, whole genome shotgun sequence genome carries:
- the LOC112561321 gene encoding N-sulphoglucosamine sulphohydrolase-like, with amino-acid sequence MDARPMMLLPLLSLVFAVGVSAQNKNVLLVVAEDAGVLGEYGKGVTMPNLNAIGNRSVVFRYGFSSSSSSSPSRSAILTGLPPHQNGMYGLAHSIHHYSSFRNVQSLSTILSAKGIHTGVVGEKRMSPDTVYRFDFEATEDQYDADQIGRNITVMKEAIRTFLSSRNDKSFFLYFSYYDAHRCSRQKYGQFCEEFGDGGRNNGLIPDWTPVTFGPNDVNVPYYLPNTAVTRQELANMYKSFSRMDQALGIVIRELSEANLLDNTLIIVTSATAISFPAAKNNLYEPSTRQPFMISSPFHKENWGFVSDAMVSGLDLFPTILEWFNVPYPDTSRLLTGRSLLPLTVDPRNSSLFDHVFASHNSDEVTAYYPMRSVRTPHYRLIHNLNSGAPFPIASDVFQSPTFTELLNNTNNGRTTHWYKSLGQYYNRDELELYDLQIDPMETTNVANDPSYSAVVKQLLEQLVSWQNVTRDPWLCRPEGSIVNSRCVADGNGLALV